The sequence GCTTTAACCTCCGAGGCTGAGCCATCGGGGTTAACAACAGCAAACACACCGCTGACACTATAATAAGGCTCGCTCTTAAAATTCTGTATCTCGCGCTCGCGCTCTACAATCAGTCGCACTGCAACACTCTGTACACGACCAGCCGACAGGGCGGGCTTAACCTTACGCCAAAGTACTGGTGAGAGTTTGAAACCTACCAGACGGTCGAGCACGCGGCGGGCCTGCTGGGCATTAACCAAATCCATGTTGATATGGCGTGGATGCTCGATGGCATCGAGAATAGCCGATTCGGTAATCTCGTGGAATACAATACGGTTAGTCTTCTGTTCGTCCAATCCTAAAACCTCGCAAAGGTGCCATGAGATGGCTTCTCCTTCGCGGTCCTCATCGGATGCCAGCCATACAGTCTCTGCCTTGCCGGCTTTTGATCGTAAATCCTCTACCAGACTAACCTTCTCTTCGGGAATCTCGTATTCTGGTTCCAGCGTCTTTTCGTCGATGCTGATTTCTCTTTTCTTTAAGTCGCGGATGTGTCCGTAGCTCGACATGACCTTGTAATCCTTTCCCAGGAATTTCTCAATAGTCTTTGCCTTTGCGGGCGACTCCACTATCACTAAGTTCTTTTGCATATTCTGTCGCGTTATATTTCTTTCGGGCTGCAAAAGTAAGCAAAAAACTCTCTTCCACCTTATTTATATAGAGGATTTTCAGATTTATTAACAATTCTGTGCTAAGAAACGGTGTACGGCTTGGCGTATGGAGCGCAGTCCGAAACGCTCTACATACACCTCTCTGAGGGGTACCCACTGCAGTTCGGCGGCATCGTCGTCGGCTTTTACTACAGCCTCGCCTGTTACGTGGCACAGGAAGAAGAGGTCGAGCGTGTGTATGTCCATTCCCGAATAGTGGTAAACATTGGGGATAGAGAACTGATACTCAACGGTTTCGGGATCGATGTCGAGTCCGGTTTCTTCCTTTATTTCCCTCACCATGCCCTCTTCGGCGTTCTCGTCGTTATCTACAAATCCGCCAGGCAGGTCGAGGGTGCCTTTGGCAGGTTCCTTGCCTCGTGTGGCTACTAGCAGTTCGCCTTTATCGTTCAGGATAAAAGCGGCTGTTGATGCGCGTGGGTTCTGATAGAATGTAAACCCACAATTGGCACAATGGCGGCTCAGTGCGTTATGAATCTTAAAATCCTGACTGCCGCACTTAGGGCAGAATCGGAATACTTCTAATGGATGCTCTGTCATAAGCGTTTACCAGTTATCTGTTCTGAATGGGAATAATGGCAGATTGGCGCCGTTTTTTACGTTGCCTATCTGGAAATTTTTAAAGCAGTATCGTACAGCCACGGGCTTTTTAACCTGAGGCGACGACAGCTTGATGGCCTCGTCCCAATAACCGCCGCCGGGCTGCCAGAAGTGCTGGGCCTGAGCGGGATAGAATACCTTGTCGTCGCCTGCAATCTCAAAGCCTTGGATGTCTTCGAATGGGGCGTCGGTGTGGTAGTTGTTGTCTAAGTGGATGTAGATGGCATCGCCCTTGATGTTCATGTCCTTAAAGGTTGAACTCTGGTAGAGGATGCCCTCAAAGCCATAGTCGCGAGCCAGTGCCGTGTAAGCCAGTCGCTCACCTACCTGTTGTTTTTGTGCAGGGTGAATCTGGCTGTATTCGTAGGGGTAAACCAGATCGTTGATGCATATCAGCGAGCTGTTGGGAATTATTTGTTGTGCTTTGAACTGCTGTTCGCGCAGCAGGGCGCCGCTGGTAGCATTGTTGTCATCGTCGTAACGATAGGGGGCTATCTGTACGAAATAGAACGGAATTTCGCCCAAACCGAACTGACTGCGCCACTGATCTACCAACAGCTTCAAACGCTGAGAATATTGGTCGCCAGGATCGCCTACGTTCGAACATCCCTGATAGAACAGAATTCCCTTGACGGTATAGTTCAGGATAGGGTTGAACGTACCGTTACCCCATAGCAGTGAGCGGTGGTAGTCGTACTGTGCCCATTTCTTGCAGATTTCAACAGAGTCGGTAGGATCGTTGGTGTATTTCTCCAGATTCTCTTTGGTGAGCCAGCTTTCTACACGTGAGCCACCTTTG is a genomic window of Xylanibacter ruminicola 23 containing:
- a CDS encoding NUDIX domain-containing protein — encoded protein: MTEHPLEVFRFCPKCGSQDFKIHNALSRHCANCGFTFYQNPRASTAAFILNDKGELLVATRGKEPAKGTLDLPGGFVDNDENAEEGMVREIKEETGLDIDPETVEYQFSIPNVYHYSGMDIHTLDLFFLCHVTGEAVVKADDDAAELQWVPLREVYVERFGLRSIRQAVHRFLAQNC
- a CDS encoding sialate O-acetylesterase, with translation MKKILAITALTVLAFGSQAKVKLPHLIGDNMVLQQQTDARLWGWAKPGKTVKVTTSWSSEAVTAKADKNGEWLVKVKTPKASYTPLSITFDDGDKLTISNVLSGEVWVCAGQSNMEMPVKGFWMCPVKDYNQVVIDAKNHKGVRSIKIPSVMAATPQNDAQCEWRECTPKTVGDFSATGYFFARTMHQALDIPIALIEANKGGSRVESWLTKENLEKYTNDPTDSVEICKKWAQYDYHRSLLWGNGTFNPILNYTVKGILFYQGCSNVGDPGDQYSQRLKLLVDQWRSQFGLGEIPFYFVQIAPYRYDDDNNATSGALLREQQFKAQQIIPNSSLICINDLVYPYEYSQIHPAQKQQVGERLAYTALARDYGFEGILYQSSTFKDMNIKGDAIYIHLDNNYHTDAPFEDIQGFEIAGDDKVFYPAQAQHFWQPGGGYWDEAIKLSSPQVKKPVAVRYCFKNFQIGNVKNGANLPLFPFRTDNW